A single window of Acinetobacter wuhouensis DNA harbors:
- a CDS encoding YnfA family protein, whose amino-acid sequence MELQFTKIVTTILLFLATAIAEILGCYFPYLILNQNKSHWLWIPTVLSLAVFVWLLTLHPAASGRIYAAYGGIYIFTALMWLRFVDQVSLTRWDLFGGGVVLIGALLIILQPNGLVR is encoded by the coding sequence ATGGAACTTCAATTTACTAAAATCGTCACAACGATCTTATTATTTCTAGCGACAGCTATTGCTGAAATTTTAGGTTGTTATTTTCCATACCTGATTCTCAATCAGAACAAGAGCCACTGGTTGTGGATTCCAACAGTATTGAGTTTAGCTGTATTTGTTTGGCTATTGACGCTACATCCCGCAGCTTCAGGGCGAATTTACGCAGCGTATGGCGGAATTTATATTTTCACTGCCTTGATGTGGCTAAGATTTGTTGACCAAGTCAGTTTGACGCGATGGGACTTATTCGGTGGTGGTGTCGTATTGATTGGTGCTTTATTGATTATATTGCAGCCGAATGGTTTGGTTCGATAA
- the clpA gene encoding ATP-dependent Clp protease ATP-binding subunit ClpA has translation MLSRQLEVSLRLAVSMARQKRHEFLTVEHLLLALLDNDSAVNALKACGAEIISLRKELEEYVEQHTPKLGENSDQAPHPTESFDRILQRAIFHVQSSGGDRTVEGADVLVAMYSERDSFAVYLLKRHQINRLTLTQYLSHGARKEEIHVEEESEDLEGEASASANAGPLELYTLNLNIEAQKGKTDPLIGREKEIERTAQILCRRRKNNPLLVGDPGVGKTSIAEGLAWLIVNGKAPKPLANAEVYSLDIGALVAGTKYRGDFEKRLKQLLNAMKKKPEAILFIDEIHMIIGAGSSMGSTMDASNLIKPALANGTLRCIGSTTFQEYRQVFEKDHALSRRFQKIDVNEPSINETIDILRGLKTKFEDFHHVKYDDAALVSAVELSAKFINDRFLPDKAIDVIDEAGAQRRLKAEQDDTVITVENIEDIVSKIARIPPKTVSKDDKSVLEHLERDLKRVVFGQDEAITALSSAIKLSRAGLKAPDKPVGSFVFAGPTGVGKTEVTKQLAKLLGVEFVRFDMSEYMERHAVSRLIGAPPGYVGYDQGGLLTDAIHKNPHCVLLLDEIEKAHPDVFNLLLQVMDHGALTDNNGRKSDFRNVIIVLTTNIGAESISRTSIGFTEQDNSNDNQEAMKRAFSPEFRNRLDGVIQFKALPTSVIESVIDKFLTELQAQLDEKKVVLEVDQAARDWMAENGYDRLMGARPMQRLIQEHLKKPLAEMILFGELADHGGNVAVTVKKEDGKAVGLSLEVFEDQTAEPA, from the coding sequence ATGCTCAGTCGTCAATTAGAAGTTTCGCTCCGTTTGGCTGTTAGCATGGCTCGTCAAAAGAGACATGAGTTCCTCACGGTTGAACATTTATTACTAGCTTTACTAGATAACGATTCGGCAGTAAATGCGCTTAAAGCATGTGGTGCTGAAATTATCAGTTTGCGTAAAGAATTAGAAGAATATGTAGAGCAACATACCCCTAAATTAGGTGAGAACAGCGACCAAGCTCCTCATCCAACTGAAAGTTTTGATCGTATTTTGCAACGTGCAATTTTCCATGTTCAATCGAGCGGTGGTGATCGCACAGTTGAAGGTGCAGATGTACTTGTTGCAATGTATTCTGAACGTGATTCTTTTGCGGTTTACTTATTGAAACGTCATCAAATCAATCGTCTGACTTTGACTCAATATCTATCGCATGGTGCGCGTAAAGAAGAAATTCATGTTGAAGAAGAATCTGAAGATTTAGAAGGTGAAGCGAGCGCTTCTGCAAATGCAGGACCACTCGAACTTTATACGCTTAATCTCAACATTGAAGCGCAAAAAGGTAAAACTGATCCTTTGATTGGACGTGAAAAAGAAATTGAGCGTACTGCGCAAATCCTTTGCCGCCGTCGTAAGAATAACCCATTGCTTGTAGGTGATCCAGGTGTTGGTAAAACCTCGATTGCCGAAGGTTTAGCATGGTTAATTGTCAATGGTAAAGCACCGAAACCACTTGCGAATGCTGAAGTTTATAGCTTAGACATTGGTGCATTGGTTGCAGGTACAAAATACCGTGGTGACTTTGAAAAGCGTTTAAAACAACTTTTAAATGCGATGAAAAAGAAACCCGAAGCGATTCTATTTATTGATGAAATTCACATGATCATTGGTGCTGGCTCAAGTATGGGCAGTACCATGGATGCATCGAATTTGATCAAACCAGCATTGGCGAACGGGACTTTACGTTGCATCGGTTCAACGACTTTCCAAGAATATCGTCAAGTGTTTGAAAAAGATCATGCTTTATCTCGCCGTTTCCAAAAGATTGATGTGAATGAACCATCAATTAATGAAACAATTGATATTCTCCGTGGATTGAAAACTAAGTTCGAAGATTTCCATCATGTGAAATATGATGATGCCGCTTTAGTATCGGCAGTTGAGCTTTCTGCTAAATTTATTAACGATCGTTTCTTACCAGACAAAGCGATTGATGTAATTGATGAGGCAGGCGCGCAACGTCGTTTAAAAGCTGAACAAGACGATACCGTAATTACGGTTGAAAATATTGAAGACATCGTGTCTAAGATTGCACGTATTCCGCCTAAAACCGTGTCTAAAGATGATAAGTCTGTACTTGAACATCTTGAGCGTGATCTTAAACGTGTGGTGTTTGGTCAAGATGAGGCGATTACTGCATTATCATCAGCAATTAAACTATCTCGTGCAGGCTTGAAAGCACCTGATAAACCAGTCGGTAGTTTTGTATTTGCCGGTCCAACTGGTGTAGGTAAAACAGAAGTCACTAAGCAATTGGCAAAATTGTTAGGTGTAGAGTTTGTCCGCTTTGATATGTCTGAGTATATGGAACGTCATGCGGTTTCTCGTTTGATCGGTGCGCCTCCAGGCTATGTCGGTTATGATCAAGGTGGTCTACTCACTGATGCGATTCATAAAAATCCGCATTGTGTATTATTGCTTGATGAGATCGAAAAAGCGCATCCAGATGTGTTCAACTTGTTACTCCAAGTGATGGATCATGGTGCATTGACCGATAATAATGGGCGTAAGTCTGATTTCCGTAATGTGATCATTGTATTGACGACCAATATTGGTGCAGAAAGTATTTCTCGTACAAGTATCGGCTTCACTGAACAAGATAATAGTAACGACAACCAAGAAGCAATGAAACGTGCATTCTCACCAGAATTCCGTAACCGTTTAGATGGTGTGATTCAATTTAAAGCGCTTCCAACTTCTGTGATTGAATCTGTGATTGATAAGTTCTTAACTGAGCTACAAGCACAGTTAGACGAGAAGAAAGTGGTACTTGAAGTTGATCAAGCGGCACGTGATTGGATGGCTGAAAATGGCTATGATCGTTTGATGGGTGCTCGTCCGATGCAACGTTTGATTCAAGAACACTTGAAGAAACCACTTGCTGAGATGATCCTATTTGGTGAACTTGCTGATCATGGTGGAAATGTTGCTGTGACTGTGAAGAAAGAAGATGGCAAAGCTGTAGGTCTGTCTTTGGAAGTTTTTGAAGATCAAACGGCTGAACCCGCTTAA
- the clpS gene encoding ATP-dependent Clp protease adapter ClpS has translation MRTKKRQMSLNEVKSSFNDSGYVDWHLSTRVNNSEDSDHDQGDVAIQTAPPEIKRPPMYSVLLLNDDYTPMDFVIEILQQYFALNLDQATQVMLTVHYEGKGEAGVYPRDIAETKANQVNNYARSQGHPLLCQIEPKE, from the coding sequence ATGCGAACTAAGAAGCGTCAAATGAGTTTAAATGAAGTGAAATCATCGTTTAATGATTCAGGTTATGTAGATTGGCATTTGAGTACTCGTGTGAACAATTCAGAAGATTCAGACCATGATCAAGGTGATGTTGCAATACAGACAGCACCACCCGAAATAAAACGTCCACCGATGTATTCTGTTCTTTTATTGAACGATGATTACACACCAATGGACTTTGTTATTGAAATTTTACAACAATACTTTGCTTTGAATCTTGACCAAGCCACTCAAGTAATGTTAACAGTACATTATGAAGGAAAAGGTGAAGCTGGCGTTTATCCAAGAGACATTGCGGAAACAAAAGCCAACCAAGTAAATAACTACGCTCGATCTCAAGGTCATCCATTACTTTGTCAGATTGAGCCAAAAGAATAA
- the argC gene encoding N-acetyl-gamma-glutamyl-phosphate reductase, with product MISVGIVGGTGYTGVELLRLLLRHPNAQVNVLTSRTEDGRRVDDMFPSLRGHTDLKYSDLNIDELKKCDVVFFATPHGVAMKHTEELLAANTKVIDLAADFRLQDLEQFEKWYGMQHACPEILKDSAYGLSELNRDKIKNAKVIGNPGCYPTTVQLGLAPLFKQAATLVKPESIIIDAKSGVSGAGRKASLGMIYSENADNFKAYSVAGHRHHPEIVEALENISGQKGVFDHILFVPHLVPMIRGMLSSIYIDLTDEGDAADLQSLYEQFYANETFVDVMPAGSSPETRSVRGANQLRIALYKPQPKKLIVLSVQDNLVKGAAGQAVQNMNLMFGFAEDAGLQGIGLLP from the coding sequence GTGATTTCAGTAGGCATTGTCGGCGGAACGGGTTATACAGGCGTAGAATTGTTGCGTCTTTTACTACGACATCCAAATGCACAAGTGAATGTACTGACATCACGTACTGAAGATGGTCGCCGTGTAGATGATATGTTCCCAAGCTTACGTGGACATACAGACCTTAAATATTCAGATTTAAATATCGATGAACTCAAAAAATGCGACGTGGTTTTCTTTGCAACACCGCATGGTGTGGCAATGAAACATACCGAAGAATTATTGGCTGCCAATACCAAAGTCATCGACTTAGCTGCTGATTTTCGTTTGCAAGATTTAGAACAGTTTGAAAAATGGTATGGCATGCAACACGCTTGCCCAGAGATTTTAAAAGATTCAGCTTATGGTTTGTCTGAACTGAATCGTGACAAAATTAAAAATGCTAAAGTGATTGGTAACCCAGGTTGCTATCCAACCACAGTGCAATTAGGTTTAGCACCATTATTTAAACAAGCTGCAACATTGGTTAAACCTGAAAGTATTATTATTGATGCAAAATCAGGTGTTTCAGGTGCAGGGCGTAAAGCAAGTTTAGGCATGATTTACTCTGAAAATGCTGATAATTTCAAAGCTTATAGCGTTGCAGGACATCGTCATCATCCTGAGATTGTTGAAGCACTTGAAAATATTTCAGGTCAAAAAGGTGTGTTTGACCACATTCTTTTTGTTCCGCATTTAGTGCCTATGATTCGTGGTATGTTGAGTTCGATTTATATCGACTTGACAGATGAAGGTGATGCAGCAGATTTACAAAGCCTTTATGAACAATTCTATGCCAATGAAACCTTTGTCGATGTGATGCCAGCAGGAAGTTCACCAGAAACTCGCTCTGTGCGTGGTGCAAATCAGTTGCGTATCGCACTGTACAAACCGCAACCGAAAAAGTTGATTGTATTGTCCGTTCAAGATAATTTAGTCAAAGGTGCAGCAGGACAAGCTGTACAAAATATGAATTTAATGTTTGGTTTTGCTGAAGATGCTGGCTTACAAGGCATCGGATTATTACCATAA
- a CDS encoding HD domain-containing protein: protein MIGSREWMTLSNGKLSFKEKVQLIKQVLIPATLSYSKTFSKQPENTQQFELKNIHIPDTAIIKEAITELNNTKHQAIINHSWRSYIWGVAIAQSKDWQFDEESLLIASLMHDVGLADHQAQYSCQCFTLESALRSESLCAKHDFPQDQTDNISDAICLHMNGYLFENNQHLSKEVLLLQKATSCDVIGTDLALFSTPFKDEVLAQYPRHHFNTQFKRLLKAEVKRNPQSRTALMSKLGLPMMIQMNIFKE, encoded by the coding sequence ATGATTGGATCACGTGAATGGATGACTTTAAGCAATGGTAAACTCAGCTTTAAAGAAAAAGTACAATTGATCAAACAAGTACTTATTCCTGCAACATTAAGCTATAGCAAAACATTTTCAAAACAGCCTGAAAATACACAACAATTTGAACTCAAAAATATTCATATTCCAGATACAGCAATTATCAAAGAAGCGATTACTGAACTCAATAATACAAAGCATCAAGCCATTATCAATCATTCATGGCGCAGTTATATTTGGGGTGTAGCAATTGCACAAAGCAAAGATTGGCAATTTGATGAAGAAAGTTTACTGATCGCCAGTCTGATGCATGATGTCGGTCTAGCAGATCATCAAGCACAATATTCCTGTCAATGCTTTACTTTGGAAAGTGCCTTACGATCTGAAAGCTTATGTGCTAAACATGATTTTCCACAGGATCAAACTGACAATATTTCTGATGCAATCTGTTTACATATGAATGGCTATTTATTTGAAAATAATCAACATTTATCCAAAGAGGTGTTATTGCTACAAAAAGCCACTTCATGCGATGTGATTGGCACTGATTTAGCTTTATTTTCAACACCATTTAAAGATGAGGTTTTAGCTCAATATCCACGTCATCATTTCAATACTCAATTCAAACGGCTATTAAAAGCAGAAGTAAAAAGAAATCCTCAATCTCGCACGGCATTGATGAGCAAACTAGGGCTTCCAATGATGATTCAAATGAATATTTTTAAAGAATAA
- a CDS encoding alpha/beta hydrolase → MTALLTENGFNVVIADYPHCGRNQPLVSKDIDYGYADLLSDFIPQLEQISLETCHQKPILFGHSLGGHLATLYAQHHDNKVIGIATGNIGLKKLGCERQIQYFKSYGSDQCDDFKRWLFCRL, encoded by the coding sequence TTGACTGCATTATTAACCGAAAATGGCTTCAATGTGGTGATTGCAGATTATCCTCATTGTGGACGTAACCAACCGCTTGTTTCTAAAGATATTGACTATGGTTACGCAGACTTACTCAGTGATTTTATCCCGCAACTTGAACAAATTTCTTTAGAAACCTGTCATCAAAAACCGATTCTATTCGGACATAGTTTAGGTGGTCATTTGGCAACGCTGTATGCACAACACCATGATAATAAAGTCATTGGTATTGCGACTGGAAATATTGGTTTGAAAAAGCTGGGATGTGAAAGGCAAATTCAATATTTTAAAAGCTACGGCAGTGATCAATGCGATGATTTTAAAAGATGGCTTTTTTGCAGGTTATAA
- a CDS encoding GNAT family N-acetyltransferase, translated as MKIRQFKKHDKTALAELFLESRVHSWHWLDSSKWRLEDFEKLTQDEVIFVAEQDQQYLGFASIYLQDNFLHHLFVAPNAQNHGVGAELLGSAEQLFSGTGYLKCLTENYQALNFYQKHRWKIIDTGHCEDGDYYLMSKEK; from the coding sequence TTGAAGATAAGGCAATTCAAAAAACATGATAAAACAGCTTTGGCTGAATTATTCTTGGAAAGTCGAGTGCACAGTTGGCATTGGTTGGATTCGTCAAAATGGCGTTTAGAAGATTTTGAAAAACTCACCCAAGATGAAGTTATCTTTGTTGCAGAACAAGATCAACAATATCTAGGATTTGCCTCTATTTATCTGCAAGATAACTTTTTACATCATCTTTTTGTCGCGCCAAATGCTCAAAATCATGGTGTAGGTGCAGAATTATTAGGTTCAGCTGAACAGTTATTTTCAGGTACAGGTTATCTCAAATGTTTAACTGAAAATTATCAGGCTTTGAACTTTTATCAAAAGCATCGTTGGAAAATTATTGATACAGGTCATTGTGAGGACGGTGACTATTATTTGATGTCAAAAGAAAAATAA
- a CDS encoding YgjP family zinc-dependent metalloprotease, which yields MTPNLPEIQITHHARATRLRLRVEPTQIKLTVPKFCTKRQIQDFLVESEQWMIETWQEQQEKSGQLDRTLPTELKLFNLEQPLQIIYQTQKNSYIFDEKNHQLLISDRQPESYLKAFVIAYAKHYLPIYLQHVSVETGLKFGECSIRQPKTRWGSCTARHDIMLNSALVLCDHAIARYVCAHELAHTRYFDHSPAFWGEVEKHDANYKNHRKILKSGVMPWWW from the coding sequence ATGACCCCAAACCTCCCCGAAATTCAAATCACTCATCATGCACGTGCAACACGTTTACGTTTACGTGTAGAACCGACACAGATTAAATTAACTGTTCCAAAATTTTGCACTAAGCGTCAGATTCAAGATTTTTTAGTAGAGTCTGAACAATGGATGATTGAGACTTGGCAAGAACAGCAAGAAAAATCAGGGCAATTAGATCGAACCTTACCAACAGAATTAAAATTGTTTAATTTAGAACAGCCTTTACAGATTATTTATCAAACGCAGAAAAACTCTTATATTTTCGATGAGAAAAATCATCAATTATTGATCAGTGATCGTCAGCCTGAAAGTTATTTAAAAGCTTTTGTGATCGCTTATGCAAAGCATTATTTACCGATCTATTTGCAACACGTCAGTGTTGAAACTGGTTTAAAGTTTGGGGAATGTAGTATTCGTCAACCGAAAACCCGTTGGGGTAGTTGCACTGCACGACATGATATTATGTTGAATAGTGCTTTGGTGCTTTGTGATCATGCGATTGCACGTTATGTCTGTGCACATGAGTTAGCGCATACACGGTATTTTGATCATAGTCCTGCGTTTTGGGGCGAGGTTGAAAAGCATGATGCAAATTATAAAAACCATCGTAAAATTTTAAAAAGTGGTGTGATGCCGTGGTGGTGGTGA
- the rpiA gene encoding ribose-5-phosphate isomerase RpiA, which produces MSLYATQDEKKQAAAKAALKHLPKGGILGVGTGSTVNFLIELLPELQLEAAVASSEATAQRLKKLGIEVVDMNHVSGLDAYVDGADEIDRHMHMIKGGGAALTREKIVASIAKKFVCIVDDSKWVEQLGREFPLPVEVIPMARSAVARKIVSLGGDPVYREGVVTDNGNVILDVFNLNILNALELEKTLNDIPGVVCNGIFAINKADIAVVATDNGIEERTAV; this is translated from the coding sequence ATGAGCCTTTATGCTACCCAAGATGAGAAAAAACAAGCAGCAGCCAAAGCTGCTTTAAAACACTTACCAAAAGGGGGCATTTTGGGGGTAGGTACAGGCAGTACTGTGAATTTCCTCATCGAGCTTTTACCTGAGCTGCAACTTGAAGCTGCGGTAGCAAGTTCTGAAGCAACTGCACAACGTTTGAAAAAATTGGGCATTGAAGTGGTTGATATGAACCATGTAAGCGGTTTAGATGCTTATGTGGATGGTGCAGATGAAATTGATCGTCACATGCACATGATCAAAGGCGGTGGTGCAGCATTAACCCGTGAAAAGATTGTCGCTTCAATTGCGAAAAAATTCGTTTGTATCGTGGATGACTCTAAATGGGTTGAGCAACTTGGTCGTGAATTTCCACTTCCTGTCGAAGTGATTCCAATGGCACGTTCTGCTGTAGCGCGTAAAATCGTATCACTTGGAGGTGATCCTGTTTACCGTGAAGGTGTGGTAACGGATAACGGCAACGTAATCTTGGATGTATTCAATTTAAATATTTTGAATGCATTAGAGTTAGAAAAGACCTTGAATGATATTCCTGGTGTGGTATGTAACGGTATTTTCGCGATTAATAAAGCGGATATTGCTGTTGTTGCGACTGACAATGGTATTGAAGAACGCACTGCGGTTTAA
- the ilvA gene encoding threonine ammonia-lyase, biosynthetic has product MLSRLVRQILQATVYDVAIETPLEAAPRISEKLNNNIRFKREDLQPVFSFKLRGAYNRISQLPKSQLERGVITASAGNHAQGVALSGQKLGITAIIVMPKTTPDIKVQAVKRLGGQVVLHGDSFDVANKYAIQRAADEGMTFIPPYDDELVMAGQGTIANEILRQWRDVDYVFVAVGGGGLIAGVAAYLGDVAPHVKVIPVEYDESACLKAAFEKNERVILPTVGLFADGTAVAQIGEKPFEVIQLQKSDNSGPIVERDVVLVNTDEICAAIKDTYDECRSIVEPSGAMALAGIKKYVAEHGLENKNMVSIVCGANMNFDRLRYIAERTELGERKEAIFAVTIPEEKGSFLNFCRALQGRNITEFNYRASSSSAAQVFVGISLKSGDKERHDIYEALKMHYDVDDLSDDEVAKLHIRYLIGGHADIENERLFRVEFPERPGALLTFLERLGPTHNITLFHYRNHGAAEGRVLVGLDAEDAQQNPDGLIETLETITYPYQEITNNLGYQRFLK; this is encoded by the coding sequence ATGCTGTCTCGTTTGGTTCGACAAATATTACAGGCAACGGTCTATGACGTTGCGATCGAAACCCCACTCGAAGCAGCGCCACGAATTAGTGAAAAACTAAACAACAACATTCGCTTCAAACGCGAAGACTTGCAACCTGTCTTTTCCTTCAAACTGCGCGGTGCCTATAACCGCATCAGTCAATTACCGAAATCTCAGTTGGAACGTGGCGTTATTACTGCTTCTGCGGGTAACCATGCACAAGGCGTGGCACTATCTGGTCAAAAGTTGGGTATTACCGCCATTATTGTGATGCCAAAGACGACACCAGATATTAAAGTCCAAGCCGTAAAACGTTTAGGTGGTCAAGTGGTTCTACACGGCGATTCTTTTGATGTTGCCAATAAATATGCGATTCAACGTGCTGCTGACGAAGGTATGACTTTCATTCCACCCTATGACGATGAATTGGTCATGGCAGGTCAAGGGACGATTGCCAATGAAATTTTACGTCAATGGCGTGATGTCGATTATGTATTCGTTGCTGTTGGTGGTGGTGGTTTAATCGCAGGTGTCGCTGCTTATTTGGGTGATGTTGCACCGCATGTCAAAGTCATTCCTGTGGAATATGATGAATCAGCGTGTTTAAAAGCCGCTTTTGAGAAAAATGAACGTGTGATTTTACCTACCGTTGGTTTATTTGCAGATGGTACAGCTGTTGCACAAATTGGTGAAAAACCATTTGAAGTGATTCAATTACAAAAATCAGATAACTCAGGTCCAATCGTTGAACGTGATGTTGTACTTGTGAATACCGATGAAATCTGCGCTGCGATCAAAGATACTTATGACGAATGTCGTAGCATCGTTGAACCATCGGGTGCAATGGCTTTGGCAGGGATTAAAAAATACGTTGCTGAACATGGTTTAGAAAATAAAAACATGGTGTCGATAGTTTGTGGTGCAAACATGAACTTTGACCGTTTACGTTATATCGCAGAACGTACTGAACTCGGTGAACGTAAAGAAGCGATTTTTGCCGTGACCATTCCAGAAGAAAAAGGTTCATTCCTCAACTTCTGTCGTGCCTTACAAGGTCGTAACATCACTGAATTTAACTACCGTGCGAGCAGTTCTTCTGCGGCACAAGTTTTTGTGGGTATTAGCTTAAAATCGGGTGACAAAGAACGTCATGACATTTATGAAGCGCTAAAAATGCATTATGACGTTGATGATTTATCTGATGATGAAGTGGCTAAACTACATATTCGTTATTTGATTGGTGGTCATGCAGACATTGAAAATGAACGTCTATTCCGTGTCGAATTCCCTGAGCGTCCAGGTGCATTGCTCACATTCTTAGAGCGCTTAGGTCCAACACATAACATTACCCTATTCCATTACCGTAACCACGGTGCAGCAGAAGGACGTGTTTTGGTGGGCTTGGATGCAGAAGATGCTCAACAAAACCCAGATGGTTTAATTGAAACATTAGAAACGATCACTTATCCATATCAGGAAATTACCAATAACTTAGGTTATCAGCGTTTCTTAAAATAA
- a CDS encoding potassium channel family protein, whose product MALFAVIGLGSFGEAVALELTNLNHDVIGIDTLKKNVENIADQISHAVIADATDEHVLEELNVKNCDAVVVAIGDDIEASILCVLHLKNLGIDKIFVKAKSKSHHMILSHLGITKIIHPEEDMGIRIAQNLSYPMVRRYMALNNDRYIVKIEIAANLQGAQFQTVMENTPEIKTLLLQRGSHVLYEIAPGTILQEKDILILEGPVEMLRQFSIRFL is encoded by the coding sequence ATGGCACTGTTTGCTGTCATCGGTTTAGGTAGTTTTGGCGAAGCGGTTGCATTAGAGCTTACTAACTTAAATCACGATGTGATTGGTATAGATACACTGAAAAAAAATGTAGAAAATATTGCAGATCAAATTAGTCATGCGGTAATAGCAGATGCAACAGATGAACATGTCCTAGAAGAACTGAATGTCAAAAACTGTGATGCTGTTGTTGTTGCAATTGGTGATGACATTGAAGCCAGTATTTTATGTGTACTTCATCTAAAAAACTTAGGCATTGATAAAATATTTGTGAAAGCAAAATCTAAGTCACATCATATGATTTTGTCACATCTAGGGATTACTAAAATCATTCACCCTGAAGAAGACATGGGCATTCGCATCGCGCAGAATCTGAGTTATCCGATGGTTCGACGTTATATGGCGCTGAATAATGATCGCTATATTGTCAAAATTGAAATTGCGGCAAATCTGCAAGGTGCTCAGTTCCAAACGGTGATGGAAAATACACCTGAAATCAAAACACTATTACTACAGCGTGGCTCTCATGTACTTTATGAGATTGCACCTGGAACCATTTTACAAGAAAAAGATATTTTGATTTTGGAAGGCCCTGTAGAAATGTTAAGACAATTTTCAATTCGTTTCTTATAG
- a CDS encoding TrkH family potassium uptake protein, translated as MRLSRKELINKNHNRINLSPPSLLALGFLSFIVIGTLLLKLPFSHKGDLSWLDALFTATSAVTITGLSVVNIGDSLTTFGQVVVMLLIQCGGLGFMTFAILAALSLSSKVGLKQQIMAQETIGQTSLARATFTVKGVFLYSLFFEAIGTGILTMAWSNYYDLDRAFFYALFYSISAFNNGGFSLFPNSLMSFSDQYMVTLTISLLYIIGGIGFVVLMDIKRAKRWKKLSTNSKLILSTIAGLNLFAFIVIWSIEASNPLTLAPMSVGDQALNAWFHATVPRSSGFNSLEVSSMTNASTLITMVLMFIGGGSLSTAGGIKVGTFIIMILSVRSFLKRSSEITVFGHSVSHQATFKALAVISITSLLILIGFFTLLVLEPNKKFLDLLFEAVSAACTVGLSRGITEDLHAGSQIALICLMFAGRLGPLTLAYLIATPNKSRVSHPNTEIQVG; from the coding sequence ATGCGTCTATCTAGAAAAGAACTGATCAATAAAAATCATAATCGCATTAATCTCAGCCCACCGAGTTTACTTGCCTTAGGTTTTTTAAGCTTCATCGTCATTGGGACATTGTTGCTCAAACTCCCTTTTTCCCATAAAGGTGATTTGTCATGGCTTGATGCCTTATTTACCGCAACTTCTGCTGTGACAATTACAGGCTTATCTGTGGTCAATATTGGCGACTCACTGACGACATTTGGACAAGTGGTGGTCATGCTCCTCATCCAATGTGGTGGTTTGGGTTTCATGACCTTTGCGATCTTGGCTGCACTAAGTCTTTCATCCAAAGTTGGACTTAAACAGCAAATTATGGCGCAAGAAACCATCGGGCAAACCAGTTTAGCCAGAGCAACATTTACCGTAAAAGGAGTTTTCCTCTACTCACTGTTCTTTGAAGCAATAGGTACAGGGATCTTAACCATGGCATGGTCAAACTATTATGACCTTGATCGTGCTTTCTTTTATGCCTTGTTTTATAGTATTTCAGCGTTTAATAACGGTGGATTCTCTTTATTTCCCAATAGCTTAATGAGCTTCTCTGACCAATACATGGTCACATTGACGATTAGTTTGCTGTATATCATCGGTGGTATTGGTTTTGTCGTACTAATGGATATTAAACGTGCCAAACGTTGGAAAAAACTTTCAACAAATAGCAAGTTAATCCTCTCAACCATTGCAGGTTTAAACCTATTTGCATTCATTGTAATTTGGTCAATAGAAGCATCGAACCCTTTAACACTCGCACCAATGTCCGTGGGTGATCAGGCTTTAAATGCATGGTTCCATGCCACAGTACCACGTTCATCAGGCTTTAACAGCTTAGAAGTCAGTAGCATGACCAATGCCTCAACGCTTATCACGATGGTGTTGATGTTTATCGGTGGTGGATCGCTCAGTACCGCAGGTGGGATTAAAGTTGGTACATTTATCATCATGATTTTAAGTGTGCGCTCTTTCCTAAAACGCTCATCTGAAATTACAGTATTCGGTCACTCTGTCTCACACCAAGCTACTTTTAAAGCTCTGGCGGTCATTTCTATCACGTCATTACTCATTCTCATTGGTTTCTTTACCCTGTTGGTTTTAGAGCCGAATAAGAAATTTTTAGACTTATTATTTGAAGCCGTTTCCGCTGCTTGTACTGTTGGTTTATCACGAGGCATCACTGAAGATTTGCATGCAGGAAGTCAAATTGCGTTGATATGCTTAATGTTTGCAGGTCGTTTGGGGCCTTTAACGCTTGCATATTTGATTGCGACACCAAATAAAAGTCGTGTTAGTCATCCCAATACTGAAATTCAAGTGGGTTAA